The DNA region GGGTTTAAGTTATAATTCATCAATTTGGTTCCTTGATTGATAAAACACGTTTTTGGGGGTCTTAGATTAACTTTGAAAACATTAGCTGCTTGTATAGAATGGAAACATATGTCATGATTAGCatgtaaaattttgataattgtaGGCAGGAAATCCGAACCTCTACGAGCTCCATGACTTCGGTCCCAAAGCCATTGAAATTTCTGCGTCCACACTATGGAACATTAAAGGCATTTTATGAAACCATGGGGGGCTCAGACTTGAAGGTATAATTTTGTTTGCTTGGACATTGCCTATTATAGAAGTAGCATTCGGGCTTATCTAATTAACTTTCTTGTCAATGCAGAAGTACCTCGCGGATATACTATCCGTTCTGGCTCTAACCATGTCTGCTGAGGGAGAAAGGGTACGGCTGAAGTTTAGTGTATTGTTTTTGCTGATTTGTTTAGTTGATTCTCTTTACAATTGCTAATGTAAATTCCTTTCATGCTATTTGGGACTAACATTTATTTCATTGCTTTTCTATTGCTGAAAATTCTTTTAGGAGAGCTTAAAATATAGATTGGAGGGTTCAGGAGGTGATATTGGCTCATGGGGCCATGAATATGTGAGGTGAGTGTCATCTGATTAAAATACATTGTGGTCTCTAGTGGGGTTTTAGGTGGTGGTATGTAGTTTGATCTTGtcaaatcaaatttcattgtatggTTTTTAGGTTATGGTAGTGTTTGAAGTTCAATCCATATAAATGAATATTAACCTCACTCActattgattattattattttttatgtgtaatCAGGAACTTAGCTGGAGAAATTTCACAGGAATATGCTAAGCGACAGGTTAGAAATCAATGCTATATTAGTTttctttatgaaaaaaaaagcttgTTATGGGTATTAGGACCATTCTATTAAtcttatttttgaaaatcaGTAAAAAACAACTTTTCATTCATATGCATTTACAGCTCAAagcattaaaaattaaaaatttaattccaTATGCATCTTGATAAACAGGTTTAAGTGCTTTAAACTTTATACTATTATATATTACGATATCCTTGCTTCCCtgaatttgaaaatatgtattaTGCGGTATGGTGTTGGAGTAGTATTACATCTTAATAATGCTCATTGCTTTGTGATTAGAGTGGCGCATTCTCTTTCAATAGAGGATTTTCTCTAGAATTTTATCTTCTTTGGCCTTCCATACTTTATTGTTAAGaactctttctttattttaatatatttaatttctttgaatTTACCACAACAGAGCGAAGAAGTTCCTATTGAGGATCTTATGGAGCTTGTTCAACAAATAGTTGCTTTTCACATGAAGGTATGATTCAATAACATGTAACAGTATGACAACTATAGATGACGTttgataggatttttttttttttttttagtttttagttttgttcTAATCAATGTGAATTGCAATGCAGCACAATGCCGAGCCTGAAGCTGTTGATCTTCTAATGGAGGTATTGAGCAGTATTTCTCTTTTGATCTGATTTATTTATTGTGCCTTCCTGCCCTCaaattttttctccttttggtGTTTGGCCAATAATGAGATGTGTATAATCTGACTAATGCTAGGTTGAAGACCTTGATCTTTTAATAGAGCATGTTGACAGCACAAATTTCCGAAGGACGTGTCTCTATCTGACTAGTTCGGCTAGGTAAGTGGGATTATACCATaaatttttggagatttttaTCCAACGGATTAATCATTTTActtgtcacaaaaaaaaaaggattaatcATTTAAGACTATAGAAGcctgaattaaaaaaaacaggAGAGGAATTAAAAGTTACAGTTCCCCAGCTAGCATGGGATTTTTATAGGTGGTAGGGGTTCATGGTTAGACTAATTTGGTGCATGTGTTacttattattttgtgttatttttatttttttaaagtatgtttaattttgagttctgttttggTCATTTATTGCTCTTTTTCTGGTCAAGTCACAtggaaagtttattttttttcttaaaataaaaagatatctGCATTTGGGCTCAAAAATTAAATCTCTTGAGAATACTATGTAACTACGTAAAAGATTAACATCTGACATGAGCTTGCTCTTGTTCAAGGACTTGGAACACTATACTTTATAGTAATTGGAACACTTTTGCTGCTCCTTAAGGGTTGAGTTGAACAGGTTATTATTTACTAAAGAACATTGCAACATAAATTTTCTGCCTTATATGAAATGCTATACCAATATGTTCAGTAAATGACAACCTTTTGCGTTAGGGTTCTTATTTCTAAAGAGTATTGCAACTTGCAACATTAGTTTTTTTGTCATGCATGAAATGCTGCACCAAAACTAAGTTAATCATTGCTCAGTAAACTACAATCTTTTGACTCGGGTTGTTTATTTCacctctctccccccccccctcccccccttgATGACATTTCACATTGCAACATAGTGCAGATACCTCCCTGGACCGGATGACATGTTGGTCCTAGATATTGCCTACatgatttatttaaaatttgaggaGTATCCAAATGCACTTCAGATTGCCCTATTTCTGGATAACATGCAGGTTTGtactttaagaaaaatactttttataaCTCATCCTTTCCTTACTATTCAATTGTGCATTGTGTTTACCTGTATTTGGTGAAGAGCTGCAAGAGGAATTATGTTACTTCATTGATTGAAGAATTTCACAGCTACACATTACTAGGAAATCTTATTAAATActtgttaaaatttatgatgcaatccttaaaatgttattttggtTTGGTCCTCATAGTCTAAAGTATTTGTTGGCAGTATGTGAAGCAAGTATTTACTTCTTGTGATGATCTGCGAAGAAAGAAGCAATTCTGTTACATCCTTGCTCGCCATGTAAGTCTTGAATTCTACATACTTTTGATTTCCTTTGAGTTTATTTTGTTGACTAACTCGTTCATCTGGATGAATTTTAGAgattgggtttgattttttatttttaatgaaatgaaCTATTTGGCATGATCCTGCACTGTCGCTAGGATTATATAGGAATTTCCTCTTTTCGTATTCAAAGGCAATCATGTCCATATTGTTGGGTTATAGTATCTGTTACATCCTTGCTCGCCATTTAAGTCTTGAATTCCACATTCTTTTGATTTCCTTTGAGTTTATATTGTTGACTAACTTGTTCATCTGGATGAATTTTAGAgattgggtttgattttgtaTTCTTTATGAAATGAACTATTTGGCATGATCCTGCACTGTTGCTAGGATTATATAGGAATTTCCTCTTTTTGTATTTAAAGGCAATCATGTCCATATTGTTGGGTTATAGTATCTGTCTAATATAGTTACTTTGTCCTGATCATTGTTGCTGGGTATTATTATAGGATGATGAAGTAGTCATGACTGTTGTCCTTGGTCAgcgtatttattttattttatttttagggaTGGATTGTAGAGTTTGATAATTTCTTGTACTTTGTTGCTATTTTTTGACATGGGAAGGGTAACTTATGATAGATGATTAACAGAGAGGGTGCAAGTGGTAAGAAACTTGTGGGTGAGGCTTGGAATTGGATGTCAGGGAGTTGCTTTTGTCATTTTGTTTGAAAGGCATCAATTTAACTATTCTTATGTATGGATTTTTGTTATTGGTACTTTGTTTGCTAACTGATATTTGGTTGTTTGTTCTTCCATTCAGGGTATTACATTTGAGCTAGACGAAGAGATGGCTGCAAATGATGATGACCGAGAAGCATTACAGGACATAATAAACAACACCAAGCTCAGTGAAGGATATCTAACACTTGCTCGTGATATTGAGGTTATGGAGCCCAAATCTCCTGAAGATATTTACAAGGTTTGAGCTTTTGATCTGTATAATTCATAATGCTAGATAGATTTGACCCTCAATGACCATAGAGTATTTAATTTGGTTTTCTAAAGATTTAAGAGTTGGttgttttacttatcaaaaaaagtaaaaaatagttGTTTGTTTTATGTATTGTAGAGGTTCCTGCACTAGCATTGTTTATTATTACATTCTTTTGGAGGAATTTCATCTAGTGATATCATGAAGTTTCACTCCTCATATAATATTCCTCTGTTTGTTTATGGTTCTTAGTCTATTCTTTTGCCAAAATGTTCTTGTCActtgtttcttcttctctctcttcttttcttctcttcttctttctttttcttttttctccccccccccctattttttattataaataagtaGGAAAAGATTGCTGGAATTTTTTTCTTGGGTTCCTCTTGAGTTGTGTTATTGTCCTATCAGGAGTCTTCCCATATATGATAATAGAAGTTCAATATACTGTTGCTTTACtttcattggttagtcacgctACCACAGTTGGTTTTTAACCCATGATTTTATTCTTCCTCCCTATTCTTGTGGGGAGAAGAGTGGCATTCGATCTGAGTTTTATTGACTAAAGGTAGCTAGTTCAAATAAAGAACTTCTATATTGTGATGGTTGATAATAATTTATGGGCCTTAATTTTTAAGACATTTAAAAGTATTGCTTTTCTATCTTgaatatttgatttgatttctaAGACATTTAGAAGTATTGCtcttatttctttgtttggagaccttgatgaaaaaaaatgtcattaagTAGTTCTACTATGATATAGTGATTTATTTCTTCTAATTACGATGCTTCCAATTTTTTATGGAGTAGTCTTGGAATAATTTGCTGCCAATATATTGATGTTATGCTACTCTCTTTGTTCCTTCctttttatcatatatatacttttttttccttcaataaaATCATTACTTACATGTGCGGGTGTGTTTTATGCAATGTGCTGGTAGCCTATATGACTAGCTAGGTAGAAATCATAATCATTGAATTGTTTGGTTAACAATGTTTGTGAttttataacttaaaatttttatccTAAGTGCATTAATTACCAGAAATGgagataataaaaaaggaaagtagAATTTGTGTCATATTGTCTAATTTGCTTTCTCTTGCGTTTTCTTAGGCACACTTGCTTGATGGCCGGGCTAGTGCTGGTGCAACTGTTGATTCAGCTAGACAAAACCTTGCTGCCACCTTTGTTAATGCTTTTGTAAATGCTGGCTTTGGTCAGGTAACGTGGTTTTTTATTTGCATGAATGATATCATACAGGTGTGAGTTCTCTTGACTTTGAGTCTTATATTTGCTGCAGGATAAGTTAATGACAGTCCCATCTGACAATTCAAGTTCTGGTTCTTCTGCTAACTGgcttttcaaaaataaagaacatgGGAAGACTAGTGCCACAGCAAGTCTTGTATGCATCCCTATATTGCATGGTTTATCTGTTTTTATATATTCATCCTCTATGCCAAATTCTTATTGTCTTCTATCCTAACAGGGTATGATATTACTGTGGGATGTTGACTCTGGACTTGCCCAAATGGACAAATACTTCCACGCAACTGACAGCCATGTCAATGCTGGTGCGTTATTAGGAGTTGGGATCGTAAATTGTGGTATCAAGAATGATTGTGATCCGGTGAGTTTAATCAACTATTTTTCTTTGCACTGAAGATTGTATGACCTTGAATTGCATCTTAgtcttactctttttttcttaggCACTGGCACTTCTAGGAGAGTATATAGATAAAGAAGACCCATCCATTCGGATTGGGGCAATAATGGGCCTTGGAATTGCATATGCTGGTGCTCAGAATGAGCAGGTGaagtatcttttttatttatgttgatGAATGTATTGTGACGCCATTCTTTATCCTTTATGCAAAGAATAACATGTCTGCATGTAATTACTGATCCCATGCAATGATGCTCTATTTCAATAATGGTTGGTTGATATATAAAATTACTTTACTTGGTTGAAAAAGTCTTTATATTGTAAAGATTTGGGCTTGTAATGTCTTTTCATATGAAAGCTAACTCATAACTCTTTTTGTCAGTTACGGAGTAAATTGGCTCCTATACTCAATGATGCTAAAGCTCCTCTTGACGTGATTGCTTTCACCGCAATCTCATTGGGTTTAATATACGTGGGTTCTTGCAACGAAGAGGTTGCTCAGGCAATTATATTTGCATTGATGGACCGAAGTGAGTCAGAGTTGACGGAGCCTCTAACTCGTCTTTTACCTCTTGGGCTTGGTCTTCTATACCTCGGGAAGCAGGTACCCTCTACTATTTTCCTTCTTACTTTTGTTCTGGTTGATTTAAGAACATGGATTTTTTTCATTCCATCATGTAAATTTATTTAGGCATTGTTTGGGAGTGTTCATATTAaaggaaaggaatggaatgacAAAATTATAAAGGAGTTGAAATGAGCGAAACGAATGGAGTGGGTAAAAAGAATGGCAAGGAACGGAATGGAATTAAAGGAATTAAACTAtcttttttgaattaaaaaagaaaagaaaaagaaatggaaaggaATGTTGATAAATACTTTTATaataacattacttttattcccctccttttaaaaaaatgtaagaaagGGTCATTTGTtataacattatattattttcatatatttattagtatcaataataataattaatattactagaaaaggaaaaagattatCTGCAAAATGGATTAGAAGAAAATTTCTTAAACCCACTATGTGGCAATTGATAAACCATCGACATGTACTTTTTAGTCAATGCCGTTTTTAATGATTGttgtgacttaaaaaaaaaaaacatttggatGATGATATTAGTTGCCACATAATGGGTTAAATGAGATTCTTTCAATCCGGTTGGGAGAAAACTGTCCTTTAAaagggataaaaaaataataataaaagaagcaaGAAGATAATAGTGCTAAAAACAAACTGATTCTGGTGATAGCTTAGAGCTTATTTTATGAATAGGGCgatcaaaattatatttcatttagTGTAAGACAATTTAGGAGTATAACAAATAATGaggtattataaaaaaaaagaggggtattttcttttttggttgaatgaagcattattacttatcaaaaaaaaaaaaaactgggtGTTCCTTAGCCATCATTTTCTCCTGCTTAAACTTCTAAAGATGGGAatgatcattccattcctttccaaCTGTTTCCCTCCTCCCAAGTGAGCTGTTAatgttgatttttatttcttgGTATACCATCAATTGCCATACAACATGACTATTGAAGGTTATGACTCTAACCCATTGGTTATCTTTCAATTTGTCTCTGGTGTTTGACAGGAAAGTGTGGAGGCAACGGCTGAAGTTTCTAAGACCTTTAAtgaaaaaatcagaaaatactGTGATATGACATTACTTTCCTGTGCCTATGCTGGAACAGGGAATGTTCTTAAGGTATTCATTTAAAGGCAATTTAATCATAccatttgtaaatttttatagtCCATTGCCAATGAGCTTTGGCTCAAAAGGTTTTTCCTCAAAATGGGTGGAGgttgaggtcatgggttcacaATAATTGGGTGCATGTGTAAattacacatttatttttttggtagtaaattatataattacatAAGTAGCTGATACTTTTCTCCATGTAGGTTCAAAATCTTCTGGGTCATTGTTCACAACATCTAGACAAAGGTGAAACTCACCAGGGTCCTGCTGTGCTTGGAATTGCTATGGTTGCAATGGCTGAAGAATTGGGGCTTGAGATGGCAATTCGATCACTAGAGCATCTTTTGCAGTATGGAGAGCAGAATATTCGCCGTGCTGTTCCTTTGGCTCTTGGTCTCCTTTGCATATCAAACCCTAAGGTATTTATCTTTCTAGTCCTTGCTGATTACTCTTTGGTTGGGACAATTTGGTCCTTATATAAATCTTATGGCCTATTTGGATAGACAGGGGAGgaagggggagtagagtagagttggttAAAAACTAGTTTAATTTCCAGCCAATCTACTCTCCTGCCCTCTACTTCCCCTCCCTCCCCTTCGATCCAAATGGACCATTAGGTTGTACCTTTTCTTTGAGGAGTGATATAGCCACAGGTGGTGGGGTTAGAAATGCCTGCTCATGCCAAgtgccttgtagctcaactggcacATCTTGGTGTTTCCAATGGAGACGTCTTTGGTTCAAATTCCCCATCCCACAACGAtcaaagtataaaaaataaaaattaaaaggaaagaaaaagaagaaattccTGCT from Castanea sativa cultivar Marrone di Chiusa Pesio chromosome 6, ASM4071231v1 includes:
- the LOC142639815 gene encoding 26S proteasome non-ATPase regulatory subunit 2 homolog A, yielding MAKDSNDTKKNKKDEKRDEDLSEEDLALKQQLELYVERVQDADPNLQKVALESMRQEIRTSTSSMTSVPKPLKFLRPHYGTLKAFYETMGGSDLKKYLADILSVLALTMSAEGERESLKYRLEGSGGDIGSWGHEYVRNLAGEISQEYAKRQSEEVPIEDLMELVQQIVAFHMKHNAEPEAVDLLMEVEDLDLLIEHVDSTNFRRTCLYLTSSARYLPGPDDMLVLDIAYMIYLKFEEYPNALQIALFLDNMQYVKQVFTSCDDLRRKKQFCYILARHGITFELDEEMAANDDDREALQDIINNTKLSEGYLTLARDIEVMEPKSPEDIYKAHLLDGRASAGATVDSARQNLAATFVNAFVNAGFGQDKLMTVPSDNSSSGSSANWLFKNKEHGKTSATASLGMILLWDVDSGLAQMDKYFHATDSHVNAGALLGVGIVNCGIKNDCDPALALLGEYIDKEDPSIRIGAIMGLGIAYAGAQNEQLRSKLAPILNDAKAPLDVIAFTAISLGLIYVGSCNEEVAQAIIFALMDRSESELTEPLTRLLPLGLGLLYLGKQESVEATAEVSKTFNEKIRKYCDMTLLSCAYAGTGNVLKVQNLLGHCSQHLDKGETHQGPAVLGIAMVAMAEELGLEMAIRSLEHLLQYGEQNIRRAVPLALGLLCISNPKVNVMDTLSRLSHDTDSEVAMAAVMSLGLIGAGTNNARIAGMLRNLSSYYYKDASLLFCVRIAQGLVHMGKGLLTLNPFHSERFLLSPTALAGITIMLHACLDMKTVVLGKYHYMLYYLVLAMQPRMLMTVDENNKPLSVPVRVGQAVDVVGQAGRPKTITGFQTHTTPVLLAAGDRAELATEKYIPLSPILEGFVILKENPDYREEDH